One region of Chanodichthys erythropterus isolate Z2021 chromosome 17, ASM2448905v1, whole genome shotgun sequence genomic DNA includes:
- the otol1b gene encoding otolin 1b, which produces MQVCERTASVRQKMGMLCVHTFYIIVIALTFITLCDTIKPTQRPKYQYTKKPPREMVQTTAYAGKPTVTARIVDYTKTKERFPAYITESTTLPADNYIDYPTDTTASPTTSKDNYTLDYNECYFNFCECCPPEKGPQGFKGDIGLPGIPGEKGAPGPKGLPGPLGPKGIPGSKGDKGEKGDQGNTGLSGSPGIQGKAGMKGEMGIKGEKGAAGLPGFKGSKGEKGDPNLNVSKGDMGETGKDGPPGPQGMTGEKGEKGDRGECGLLGERGQKGEAGDPGPPGVRGDPGPSGQHGMHGTPGIAGERGEPGIPGAKGEPGARGPPGNQGIRGLRGIKGDRGPQGKRGDRGLRGMKGAMGQSESRVRSAFSVGLYPSKSFPPSGFPVRFDKIFYNGENHYDIITSKFNCSYSGVYVFSYQITVRNKPLRASLVVNGVRKVRSRDTLQGQDIDQASNLVVLKLDVGDQVWVETLRDWNGVYSSSEDDSTFSGFLLYPD; this is translated from the exons ATGCAAGTTTGTGAAAGGACTGCCAGTGTTAG ACAGAAAATGGGGATGTTGTGTGTACACACTTTCTACATAATTGTAATAGCACTGACCTTTATAACCTTGTGTGACACAATCAAGCCCACTCAGAGGCCAAAGTACCAGTACACCAAGAAACCCCCTAGAGAGATGGTCCAAACTACTGCATATGCAGGCAAGCCTACAGTCACAGCACGGATTGTGGACTACACCAAAACAAAAGAGCGCTTCCCTGCATACATCACAGAGAGCACTACACTTCCTGCTGACAACTATATAGACTACCCTACAGATACCACCGCATCGCCAACAACATCAAAAGACAATTACACACTAGACTATAACGAATGCTACTTCAACTTCTGTGAGTGCTGCCCTCCAGAGAAAGGCCCACAAGGGTTCAAAGGAGACATAGGACTGCCAG GCATACCTGGGGAAAAGGGAGCACCTGGACCCAAAGGTCTACCAGGTCCACTAGGGCCAAAGGGCATTCCAGGATCTAAAGGGGATAAAG GAGAGAAAGGTGATCAAGGAAACACAGGACTCTCAGGATCTCCAGGCATCCAGGGAAAGGCTGGAATGAAAG GTGAGATGGGTATTAAAGGTGAGAAGGGTGCAGCTGGCCTGCCAGGATTCAAAGGTTCTAAAGGGGAAAAAGGAGATCCAAATCTGAATGTGTCAAAGGGTGATATGGGAGAGACAGGCAAAGATGGACCACCAGGACCCCAAGGCATGACTGGTGAAAAGGGTGAAAAAGGTGATAGAGGAGAGTGCGGTTTACTTGGTGAGAGGGGCCAGAAAGGTGAGGCAGGTGACCCTGGACCACCAGGTGTGCGTGGAGACCCTGGTCCATCTGGGCAACACGGTATGCACGGAACTCCAGGCATCGCCGGAGAACGTGGGGAACCGGGAATTCCTGGAGCAAAGGGTGAGCCAGGAGCACGTGGACCACCAGGAAACCAAGGTATAAGAGGTCTGAGGGGTATAAAGGGTGACCGTGGCCCCCAAGGGAAACGTGGAGACCGAGGCCTACGGGGAATGAAGGGTGCTATGGGTCAAAGTGAATCGAGAGTACGTTCTGCTTTCAGCGTTGGCCTATATCCCAGCAAGTCTTTTCCTCCTTCGGGATTTCCTGTTCGCTTCGACAAGATCTTCTACAACGGAGAAAACCATTATGACATCATCACAAGCAAATTCAACTGCTCCTACTCAGGAGTTTATGTGTTCTCCTACCAGATCACAGTGAGAAACAAGCCACTTCGTGCTTCTTTGGTGGTGAATGGGGTGCGTAAGGTACGTTCGAGAGACACTCTACAAGGTCAAGACATTGACCAGGCATCCAATCTAGTGGTCCTGAAGCTGGATGTCGGAGACCAGGTTTGGGTAGAGACGCTGAGAGACTGGAATGGTGTCTACTCTAGCAGCGAGGATGACAGCACCTTCTCTGGGTTCTTGCTCTACCCTGACTAA